One part of the Lachnospiraceae bacterium JLR.KK002 genome encodes these proteins:
- a CDS encoding transposase, whose translation MAENRQYDHEYKVQAVKLAKEIGQAKAAKELGVPKNTMYGWVRANRPGSLDLGAGSQTPQSAMTLNEELLKLRQQVKEQEKEIRRLKKENDFLEEASAFFAASRLRSAKTKE comes from the coding sequence ATGGCAGAAAACAGGCAATACGACCATGAATACAAAGTACAGGCAGTGAAACTCGCAAAGGAAATCGGACAAGCAAAAGCCGCCAAAGAACTGGGGGTACCAAAGAATACTATGTATGGCTGGGTACGGGCCAACCGCCCTGGCAGCCTCGACCTTGGGGCAGGTTCACAGACCCCGCAAAGCGCCATGACGCTTAATGAGGAACTCTTAAAGCTCCGACAGCAGGTTAAGGAACAGGAAAAAGAAATCCGCCGTTTGAAAAAGGAAAATGACTTTCTTGAGGAAGCCAGCGCTTTTTTCGCCGCGAGCCGTCTGAGGTCAGCAAAAACGAAAGAATGA
- a CDS encoding IS3 family transposase yields MKFIAFKTKDGELKGNLSFYCRALRVSRQGFYRYLANKDRPWKYQALADAMMEILEEDDCNDTYGRIRMYQALMLKQPENVDIPSERTVYRVMEDIGISHHPRRKPNGITKADREARKSEDLLKRDFKSEEPLSKCVTDITEIKASDGKLYVSAVFDCFDSSVVGLAMDTNMKAPLCVRTLKNAAEAYPGIRGAIIHSDRGSQYTSRLYRDAINQYGIRQSMNSAGGRCHDNARCESMWARMKSELLYDRYDTEKMSTDELKTLIWRYFISYWNNRRICSANGGLPPIIKRQRYYDSLEEAA; encoded by the coding sequence ATGAAGTTTATTGCGTTTAAAACCAAAGACGGCGAATTAAAAGGAAATCTTTCTTTTTACTGCAGAGCCCTTCGTGTCAGCAGGCAGGGATTTTACCGGTACCTTGCAAATAAAGACCGCCCATGGAAGTACCAGGCTCTGGCAGATGCCATGATGGAGATCCTTGAGGAAGACGATTGTAATGACACCTACGGCCGGATCCGCATGTATCAGGCATTAATGTTAAAACAGCCTGAAAATGTGGATATTCCCAGCGAACGTACTGTTTACCGTGTCATGGAGGATATTGGAATCAGCCATCATCCCAGGCGTAAACCAAACGGAATCACGAAAGCAGACCGGGAAGCCCGGAAATCAGAAGATCTGTTAAAACGTGATTTCAAGTCAGAGGAACCGCTGTCCAAGTGCGTAACAGACATAACAGAGATCAAAGCCAGCGATGGAAAGCTGTATGTTTCCGCTGTTTTCGACTGCTTCGATTCCAGCGTGGTTGGCCTGGCAATGGATACAAACATGAAAGCTCCGTTATGTGTGCGGACATTGAAAAACGCGGCGGAAGCGTATCCAGGCATCCGCGGAGCAATTATCCACAGTGACAGGGGAAGCCAGTACACCAGCCGGCTTTATCGGGACGCAATCAATCAATATGGCATCCGACAAAGCATGAACAGCGCGGGTGGAAGATGCCATGATAATGCCCGCTGTGAAAGCATGTGGGCCAGAATGAAATCAGAACTGTTATATGACCGCTATGATACTGAGAAGATGAGCACAGATGAACTGAAAACCCTGATCTGGAGATATTTCATCAGCTATTGGAATAACCGGAGGATCTGTTCTGCTAATGGAGGGCTTCCTCCCATCATCAAACGACAGCGATACTATGATTCTCTGGAAGAAGCAGCATAG
- a CDS encoding TnpV protein yields MGEITYTKQADYLIPDLTLPTEPELPLGRYALMHRDYLENHKRVAYLNLLTAGRLNEHLHQTEQTALQRLELLTKQLAAEQGVTEELKEKAPMQWLGMMNNIRSQAEELILEELIYN; encoded by the coding sequence ATGGGCGAAATCACTTACACGAAACAGGCGGATTATCTTATTCCCGACCTGACATTACCGACAGAGCCAGAGCTTCCGCTTGGCAGGTACGCTTTGATGCACAGGGATTATCTGGAAAACCACAAGAGGGTGGCGTACCTCAACCTGCTGACAGCGGGCAGGCTGAACGAACACTTACACCAGACCGAACAGACGGCGTTGCAGCGGCTGGAGCTTCTAACGAAGCAGTTAGCAGCCGAGCAGGGAGTGACGGAGGAGCTGAAAGAGAAAGCCCCGATGCAGTGGCTCGGCATGATGAACAATATCCGCAGCCAGGCGGAGGAATTGATACTGGAAGAACTGATTTACAATTAG
- a CDS encoding IS110 family transposase, with product MKYPKVLMMLESIPYLSVGLDVGADFTWMSIMLPNGILTGKPFKIIHSDPQSRELAVAKIKEAQEMYSLESRCFLESTGIYHIPLLYFLRDKGFDCSVINPIITKNSTNMNVRKLHNDKFDSKKAAKVGLDASLKTSIIPDDEVIDLRNLVRDYYYFKDLQSAVVLKLTAELKVSFPAYRKVFSTVTTQTSLNLLEAYPFAADMLAAPKDILVETIRKTARFGEKYAVSKYDAIRAAAKDAAVFGRALQSSALRIRLYIKTYREYQEHLDNILEDLHKAVDKLEGTPVYDRIFLLQSLRGVGFLSAAVLIAEMGSFDLFSSPKKLYAYFGLDPAVKQSGKFNGDKVHMSKRGSSLARRILHMVAINNLKVDKGTKTPVNPVIHGYYTDKCKSKKKNVAVGAVMHKICNIIFAMLRDNKPFEIITPQEHCERYLAAHPDKIQNAA from the coding sequence ATGAAATACCCAAAAGTACTTATGATGCTTGAAAGCATCCCTTATCTCTCAGTCGGGCTTGATGTCGGCGCAGACTTCACCTGGATGTCCATCATGCTGCCCAATGGCATTCTCACCGGGAAACCTTTTAAGATCATTCATTCTGATCCGCAGTCCCGTGAGCTTGCTGTCGCAAAAATAAAGGAAGCACAAGAGATGTATTCCCTCGAAAGCCGCTGCTTCCTTGAGTCCACCGGGATCTACCACATCCCGCTCCTGTACTTCCTTCGTGATAAGGGGTTTGACTGCTCAGTCATTAATCCTATCATCACTAAGAATAGCACAAATATGAACGTAAGGAAACTGCATAATGATAAATTTGATTCAAAAAAAGCTGCCAAAGTCGGCCTGGATGCTTCCCTTAAGACTTCCATCATACCAGATGATGAGGTCATTGACCTGCGCAACCTGGTACGGGACTACTATTACTTCAAAGACCTGCAGTCCGCTGTCGTCCTGAAGCTCACGGCGGAACTGAAAGTGTCCTTTCCCGCATACCGGAAGGTGTTTAGCACGGTCACTACCCAAACTTCCTTAAATCTTCTGGAAGCTTACCCCTTTGCCGCAGACATGCTTGCCGCCCCAAAAGACATACTTGTGGAAACCATACGCAAAACCGCACGTTTCGGTGAAAAATATGCCGTTTCCAAATATGATGCCATACGTGCTGCCGCAAAGGACGCCGCTGTTTTCGGACGTGCGCTTCAAAGCAGTGCACTCCGGATCCGGCTGTATATCAAAACCTACCGGGAATACCAGGAGCATCTGGACAATATACTTGAGGACCTGCATAAGGCTGTTGATAAGCTGGAAGGGACGCCGGTTTATGACCGTATCTTCCTTCTCCAGTCCCTACGTGGTGTCGGTTTTCTCAGTGCAGCCGTCCTGATCGCTGAAATGGGCTCCTTTGACCTGTTTTCTTCCCCAAAGAAGCTTTATGCTTACTTCGGCTTGGATCCTGCCGTGAAGCAATCCGGCAAGTTCAATGGGGATAAAGTCCACATGTCCAAGAGGGGTTCTAGCCTTGCCAGGCGTATCCTGCATATGGTGGCTATCAATAATCTTAAGGTGGATAAAGGGACAAAAACACCAGTAAATCCAGTTATCCACGGCTATTATACCGACAAATGCAAAAGCAAGAAGAAAAACGTGGCTGTCGGGGCTGTCATGCATAAAATCTGCAATATCATTTTTGCCATGCTCCGGGATAATAAACCATTTGAGATCATCACTCCTCAGGAACACTGTGAGCGGTATCTGGCAGCGCATCCCGACAAGATACAGAACGCAGCCTAA
- a CDS encoding DUF6664 family protein, translating into MSDTFRFETFVDAHSNIFNEYLGSVVAKLSRENEEYRAIRAEIERLYGKYPKVLGVFDTETSAELTEEECAALIEVMELRNKLTDMEMQSVYFRGCYDSVGYLKKAGIL; encoded by the coding sequence ATGTCTGATACGTTCAGATTTGAAACTTTTGTAGACGCCCACAGCAATATCTTCAATGAATACCTCGGCTCTGTCGTGGCAAAGCTGTCCAGAGAAAACGAGGAATACCGTGCCATAAGAGCCGAGATTGAGAGACTTTATGGGAAATATCCGAAAGTCTTGGGAGTGTTTGACACGGAAACATCGGCGGAACTGACCGAGGAAGAATGTGCAGCGTTGATTGAAGTAATGGAGCTTAGAAACAAACTTACGGACATGGAGATGCAGTCGGTTTACTTCCGTGGCTGCTATGACAGCGTGGGGTATCTGAAAAAGGCAGGGATTTTATAA
- a CDS encoding HEPN domain-containing protein — protein sequence MEQIVACKSLVATFKDEKMMLDGPHEVNFDIKKGKNFHISIEQLGIRKITVTSDEDVSVFDLDALFLSIERLLMLLDGTFIPLSKIQLSESDMENEDILHSYEEQLIERRLSYFSSADFCNYSNDKMMQFDSVITADLFYKWEKLLDELDVVHQMYLYSVSNSGITVDVKCAFLVELAEPLIEIVKEHTNLFSSLFPGERGTTLRNCLEALIDKFGTDIFENELSNNYDEFLSTMVNSRVRIMHIKRKQKGLHFTGNESVLYSSKISLLYRRTLFELLGINENHYKDNLKKCVSELNIWNNVLNDFLIKLSKVASEKGHN from the coding sequence ATGGAGCAAATAGTAGCGTGCAAATCTTTAGTAGCTACCTTTAAAGATGAAAAAATGATGTTAGACGGTCCGCATGAAGTTAATTTTGACATTAAAAAGGGGAAGAATTTTCATATTAGTATTGAACAATTAGGAATTAGAAAAATAACAGTAACTTCCGATGAGGATGTTTCCGTATTTGATTTGGATGCACTGTTTTTAAGTATTGAACGGTTGTTAATGTTATTGGATGGCACGTTTATCCCATTATCAAAAATTCAATTATCTGAATCTGATATGGAAAATGAAGATATATTACATTCTTATGAAGAACAACTTATAGAGAGGCGGCTATCTTACTTTTCATCTGCCGATTTTTGTAATTATTCTAATGACAAAATGATGCAATTTGATTCTGTCATTACAGCGGATTTGTTTTATAAATGGGAAAAATTGCTTGATGAATTAGATGTGGTGCATCAAATGTATCTTTATTCAGTAAGCAATAGTGGAATAACAGTAGATGTTAAATGTGCTTTTTTGGTGGAATTAGCAGAACCTCTTATTGAAATTGTAAAAGAACATACCAATCTTTTCTCATCTTTGTTTCCAGGGGAACGTGGAACAACTCTTAGAAACTGTTTAGAAGCTTTGATTGATAAATTTGGTACAGATATTTTTGAAAATGAATTATCCAATAATTATGATGAGTTTTTATCAACAATGGTTAATAGCAGAGTTCGGATAATGCACATCAAGCGTAAACAAAAAGGCTTACATTTTACTGGAAATGAGTCCGTTTTATATTCGTCAAAAATAAGTTTATTATATCGCAGAACACTGTTTGAATTATTAGGAATCAATGAAAATCATTATAAAGATAACCTTAAAAAGTGTGTTTCAGAATTAAATATATGGAATAATGTTTTGAATGATTTCTTGATAAAGCTTTCCAAAGTGGCATCTGAAAAGGGACACAATTAG
- a CDS encoding DUF3991 and TOPRIM domain-containing protein encodes MRASKPYVQIDPDVLEQARQIDLLSYLRAYEPSNLVKVKGTTNVYCTAEHDSLKISNGKWYWWSRGFGGYSALDYLMKVKEYGFVEAVETLTGQTMADWKPPPPAVKKDEPKVLLLPPKNKNCDRVTEYLFGRGIDYQLIQECIAEGIIFESADYHNAVFIGKDESGTPKYAACRGTMRSFKRDASGSDKRYSFRLLAKEPTDAVHLFEAAIDLLSYATYLKCEGKDYKAENLLSLSGVYQPKKELKESKIPVALTTFLKANPQIKTIFLHLDKDKAGRLCTAALKELLQKDYRIVDEPPPIGKDFNDFLMSYLGIARQKPSRERRDAR; translated from the coding sequence ATGAGAGCATCTAAACCCTATGTGCAGATTGACCCAGACGTACTTGAGCAGGCAAGGCAGATAGATTTGTTGTCTTATCTTAGAGCCTACGAACCGAGCAACCTTGTCAAAGTCAAAGGCACGACGAACGTCTACTGTACCGCTGAGCATGACAGCTTGAAGATTTCCAACGGCAAATGGTACTGGTGGTCGAGGGGCTTCGGCGGCTATTCCGCCCTTGATTATCTGATGAAAGTCAAGGAATACGGCTTTGTGGAAGCCGTGGAAACCCTCACGGGACAGACGATGGCGGACTGGAAGCCGCCGCCCCCTGCCGTGAAAAAAGACGAGCCAAAGGTGCTGCTCCTGCCGCCGAAGAACAAAAACTGCGACAGGGTGACGGAGTATCTTTTCGGGCGTGGCATTGACTACCAGCTTATCCAAGAGTGTATTGCCGAGGGGATTATATTTGAAAGTGCCGACTACCACAACGCTGTTTTCATCGGGAAAGATGAAAGTGGGACGCCAAAGTACGCCGCCTGCCGTGGCACGATGCGGAGCTTCAAGCGTGACGCATCGGGCAGCGACAAGCGGTATTCGTTTCGCTTGCTGGCAAAAGAGCCGACCGATGCCGTGCATTTATTTGAAGCCGCCATTGATTTACTCTCCTACGCCACCTATTTAAAATGTGAGGGAAAAGATTATAAAGCGGAGAATCTTCTCTCCCTGTCGGGCGTGTACCAGCCGAAGAAAGAGCTGAAAGAAAGCAAAATCCCCGTTGCCCTCACGACTTTTTTGAAAGCAAACCCGCAAATCAAGACCATATTTCTGCATCTGGATAAGGACAAAGCAGGTCGTTTATGTACCGCCGCCTTGAAAGAATTGTTGCAGAAAGACTACCGAATTGTTGATGAACCGCCGCCAATCGGCAAGGACTTCAACGATTTTTTAATGTCCTATCTGGGGATTGCAAGGCAGAAACCGAGCCGTGAAAGGAGGGATGCCCGCTGA
- a CDS encoding DUF3789 domain-containing protein → MRDLLFFALGTTLGGMVGVACMCVLQINRLSEGKGDANAETKRADTVPTDRGRS, encoded by the coding sequence ATGAGAGATTTATTGTTCTTCGCTCTCGGCACGACGCTCGGCGGCATGGTCGGCGTGGCGTGTATGTGCGTGTTGCAGATTAACAGGCTCTCCGAGGGAAAGGGGGATGCCAATGCGGAAACGAAACGTGCAGATACTGTTCCGACTGACAGAGGAAGAAGCTGA
- a CDS encoding plasmid mobilization relaxosome protein MobC: MRKRNVQILFRLTEEEAEYLCSLAERAGHSRQALLQSMVMGYRLCEKPDPEFYKIMRELSAIGNRINQLAAKANALNFVDTPMLYDEAKRWRDFRLNVGRCYLVPRKMSG, from the coding sequence ATGCGGAAACGAAACGTGCAGATACTGTTCCGACTGACAGAGGAAGAAGCTGAATACCTCTGCTCCCTTGCGGAGAGGGCGGGGCATTCCAGACAAGCCCTGCTCCAGTCGATGGTCATGGGCTACCGCCTGTGCGAGAAGCCAGACCCAGAGTTTTATAAAATCATGCGGGAGCTGTCCGCCATCGGCAACCGCATCAACCAGCTTGCGGCAAAGGCGAACGCCCTAAACTTTGTGGACACGCCGATGCTCTACGACGAAGCCAAACGGTGGCGTGACTTCCGTCTGAACGTGGGCAGATGCTACCTTGTTCCGAGGAAGATGTCTGGCTGA
- a CDS encoding relaxase/mobilization nuclease domain-containing protein — MAVCEIWDVKGRLDHPIGYAENPEKTANPKYTDADLQAMGDVMKYATNGDKTERQFFVTGVNCDPTTARDEMMMAKAQWNDQSEIVCYHGFQSFKAGEVTPEQAHEVGVKLAEKMWGDRFQVIVATHLNTECLHNHFVVNSVSYIDGRHYYDNKKNLRLLRQRSDELCREYSLSVIEHPSGRKKPYVLCQAEKNGLPTRDAVARQAVDEAISKSFTLKDFDRQLSEMGYRINFDPNRKYWTIVGKGWQRPKRLYKLGEDYTNERITERIRENSYAVKFQSFSKEQPQVRVIKVKGTLKDAKKIGGLRGLYLHYCYKLGILPKKKQPNYARLHYLLKDDLLKMEAITNETRLLCRNHIDTAGQLLSYKGSLESEMQELTEQRKGLYSQSRKASGKDKESVKARLSEITGRMKTLRKEVRLCEGIEARSDTLKEKLNVIRADDKEQKGKELMKHEHRRRSGGANRKDELGGI; from the coding sequence ATGGCGGTCTGCGAGATATGGGACGTAAAGGGCAGGCTCGACCACCCCATCGGCTACGCCGAGAACCCAGAAAAGACCGCCAACCCCAAATACACGGATGCAGACTTGCAGGCGATGGGCGACGTGATGAAGTATGCCACCAACGGCGACAAGACCGAGCGTCAGTTTTTTGTCACGGGCGTAAACTGCGACCCGACCACTGCAAGGGATGAGATGATGATGGCGAAAGCCCAATGGAACGACCAGAGTGAAATAGTCTGTTATCACGGCTTCCAGAGCTTCAAGGCGGGCGAGGTCACGCCAGAGCAGGCACATGAGGTCGGCGTGAAGCTGGCGGAGAAGATGTGGGGCGACAGGTTTCAAGTGATTGTGGCGACGCATCTGAACACGGAATGCCTGCACAACCATTTTGTCGTCAACTCGGTTTCTTATATTGACGGCAGGCACTATTACGACAACAAGAAGAACCTGCGGCTGCTCCGCCAGCGTTCGGACGAATTGTGCCGTGAGTATTCCTTATCGGTCATCGAACACCCAAGCGGCAGGAAGAAGCCCTATGTCCTCTGCCAAGCCGAGAAGAACGGTCTGCCTACGAGGGATGCCGTGGCACGGCAGGCGGTGGACGAAGCCATCTCAAAATCGTTCACGCTGAAAGACTTCGACCGCCAGTTGTCGGAAATGGGATACCGCATCAATTTTGACCCCAACCGAAAATACTGGACGATAGTCGGCAAGGGATGGCAAAGACCGAAGCGGCTCTACAAGCTCGGCGAAGACTACACCAACGAGAGGATAACGGAACGCATAAGGGAAAATTCCTATGCGGTCAAGTTCCAGAGCTTTTCCAAAGAACAGCCGCAGGTCAGAGTGATAAAGGTAAAAGGCACATTAAAGGATGCCAAGAAAATCGGCGGCTTGCGTGGGCTGTATCTCCACTACTGCTACAAGCTCGGCATCCTGCCAAAGAAGAAACAACCGAATTATGCAAGGCTTCACTATCTTCTGAAAGACGACTTGCTGAAGATGGAAGCCATTACCAACGAAACAAGGCTGCTCTGCCGCAACCATATTGACACGGCGGGGCAGCTTTTGTCTTATAAAGGCTCTCTGGAATCCGAGATGCAGGAGCTGACCGAACAGCGCAAGGGGCTTTACTCCCAGAGCCGCAAGGCAAGCGGCAAAGATAAAGAATCGGTCAAGGCTCGTTTGTCGGAAATCACAGGGCGCATGAAAACACTACGGAAGGAGGTCAGATTGTGCGAGGGAATCGAAGCCCGCAGCGACACCCTCAAAGAAAAATTAAATGTCATACGGGCAGATGATAAAGAACAGAAAGGAAAGGAGCTGATGAAGCATGAACACAGGCGGCGAAGCGGCGGAGCAAATCGTAAGGATGAGCTTGGAGGGATTTGA
- a CDS encoding DUF3801 domain-containing protein, giving the protein MNTGGEAAEQIVRMSLEGFEVAARITGAGAKNIAILLYSILKEEQKTKGKARLTNMLRSGKELKVFTVKSGDLKKFTQEAKKYGVLYCVLADRKNKDPNAEVDVIARTEDASKISRIVERFSLASVDTASIVTEAEKSKGEKGKARDAKTAGEKDAGAKDGQPEPDVGVEEKAEKDRLMDALMGKPMQKEENAPNPSVAKTEKSPLSEPTLKQQRKPAEGATMAKAEKPSVREELRKIKESRKEQEAGVSPAKEKSSDRAKKPPAGKTEHKQPQKRKRKPKSKGAR; this is encoded by the coding sequence ATGAACACAGGCGGCGAAGCGGCGGAGCAAATCGTAAGGATGAGCTTGGAGGGATTTGAGGTCGCAGCCAGAATCACGGGGGCGGGTGCGAAGAACATCGCCATCCTGCTCTACTCCATTTTAAAAGAGGAACAGAAAACTAAAGGAAAGGCAAGGCTCACAAACATGCTCCGCTCTGGGAAAGAACTGAAAGTCTTTACCGTAAAGAGCGGCGACTTGAAGAAGTTCACGCAGGAAGCGAAGAAATACGGCGTACTCTACTGCGTTTTGGCAGACCGTAAGAACAAAGACCCCAATGCGGAAGTGGACGTGATTGCCCGTACGGAGGACGCATCGAAAATCAGCCGCATCGTGGAGCGGTTCAGCCTTGCGTCGGTGGACACCGCTTCTATCGTGACCGAAGCGGAGAAATCGAAAGGGGAAAAGGGAAAGGCGAGAGATGCCAAGACCGCAGGAGAAAAAGACGCAGGGGCAAAGGACGGTCAGCCAGAGCCAGACGTCGGTGTGGAAGAAAAGGCGGAGAAAGACAGGCTCATGGATGCCCTTATGGGAAAGCCCATGCAGAAAGAGGAAAACGCCCCAAACCCCTCGGTGGCAAAGACAGAAAAATCCCCTCTGTCCGAGCCTACCTTAAAGCAGCAAAGGAAGCCCGCAGAGGGGGCTACTATGGCTAAGGCGGAGAAGCCGTCAGTCAGGGAGGAACTGCGGAAAATCAAGGAGAGCCGCAAGGAGCAGGAAGCGGGCGTTTCCCCTGCAAAAGAAAAATCTTCCGACAGGGCGAAGAAGCCGCCCGCAGGAAAGACGGAGCATAAGCAGCCCCAGAAGCGGAAACGGAAACCAAAATCGAAAGGAGCAAGATGA
- a CDS encoding type IV secretory system conjugative DNA transfer family protein, translated as MKNGDDYKAGLILSLCGIVPVVWLALLTAPYVSGGIVEIIGNLSVAMENPFSITVCEDTPRIVLIFLLAYGMGIGVYFSTRRNYRKGEEHGSAKWGNASTLNKKYRDKNASENKLLTQSVRIGLDGKKHRRNLNILVVGGSGAGKTRFFCKPNVMQCNTSMVILDPKGEIVRDTGGLLEKKGYEVRVLDLINMHKSHCYNPFVYLRNDNDVQRLVTNLFKATTPKGSQSQDPFWDTAASMLLLSLVFYLKYEAPPDEQNFPMVMELLRAGEVREDDDSYVSPLDELFDRLEMVNPEHIALKYYRDYHSGSAKTLKSIQITLAARLEKFNLESLASLTATDELDLPSLGEKKVALFALIPDNDTSFNFLVSLLYTQLFQQLFYLADHKYGGSLPVHCQFIMDEFANVSLPDDFDKILSVMRSRGVSVSIILQNLAQLKALFEKQWESIVGNADEFLYLGGNEQSTHKFVSELLGKATIDTNTYGKSSGRSGNYSTNYQISGRELLTPDEVRMLDNRYALLFVRGERPVMDLKYDILKHPNVKLTADGGKPPYIHGEPMQAVATFVFGGDIPKDAVTLNPVSTSYELLSDEDLEEIFNL; from the coding sequence ATGAAGAACGGTGATGATTATAAGGCGGGCTTAATCCTCTCCCTCTGCGGAATCGTGCCTGTCGTGTGGCTTGCCCTGCTGACTGCCCCTTATGTCAGCGGCGGCATCGTGGAGATAATCGGCAACCTGTCCGTGGCAATGGAGAACCCGTTTTCCATAACGGTATGTGAGGACACTCCCAGAATTGTCCTTATTTTCCTGCTTGCCTACGGCATGGGAATCGGCGTTTATTTCTCCACACGCAGGAACTACCGCAAGGGGGAGGAACACGGCTCTGCCAAATGGGGCAATGCAAGTACGCTTAATAAAAAATACCGAGATAAAAACGCATCGGAGAACAAGCTGCTGACCCAGAGCGTCCGCATCGGACTTGACGGGAAGAAACACAGGAGGAACTTAAATATCCTTGTGGTGGGCGGTTCTGGCGCAGGAAAGACCAGATTTTTTTGTAAGCCCAATGTCATGCAGTGCAACACGTCAATGGTAATCTTAGACCCGAAAGGCGAGATTGTCCGTGACACGGGCGGGCTTCTGGAAAAGAAAGGCTATGAGGTGCGTGTGCTTGATTTAATCAATATGCACAAGAGCCATTGCTACAATCCCTTTGTCTATTTAAGAAATGACAACGACGTGCAGCGGCTTGTGACGAATCTCTTTAAGGCGACCACGCCGAAAGGAAGCCAGTCGCAAGACCCGTTCTGGGACACAGCGGCGAGTATGCTGCTTCTGTCCCTCGTGTTCTATCTGAAATACGAAGCCCCGCCAGACGAGCAGAATTTCCCGATGGTGATGGAGCTATTAAGGGCGGGCGAGGTAAGGGAGGACGACGACAGCTATGTAAGCCCGCTTGACGAACTGTTTGACCGTCTTGAGATGGTAAACCCAGAGCATATCGCTTTGAAATATTACCGTGATTACCACAGCGGAAGTGCCAAGACGCTAAAGAGCATCCAGATAACCCTCGCCGCACGGCTTGAGAAGTTCAATCTGGAAAGCCTTGCATCTTTGACCGCCACGGACGAATTGGATTTGCCGTCTTTGGGCGAGAAGAAAGTTGCACTGTTCGCATTGATACCAGACAACGACACCAGTTTCAATTTCCTTGTGTCGCTGTTATACACGCAGCTATTCCAACAGTTATTCTACCTCGCCGACCACAAGTACGGCGGGAGCCTGCCCGTCCACTGCCAGTTCATTATGGATGAATTTGCGAACGTCAGTTTGCCCGATGACTTTGACAAGATTTTGAGCGTCATGCGGTCAAGGGGCGTGTCCGTTTCGATTATCCTGCAAAATCTGGCACAGCTCAAAGCATTATTCGAGAAACAATGGGAAAGCATCGTCGGGAACGCCGACGAGTTCCTCTATCTCGGCGGCAACGAGCAGAGTACCCATAAGTTTGTAAGTGAGCTTCTTGGAAAAGCCACGATAGACACGAACACCTATGGGAAAAGCTCTGGGCGGAGCGGCAACTATTCCACCAACTACCAGATTTCGGGGCGTGAGCTTTTAACCCCAGACGAGGTGCGTATGCTGGACAACCGCTACGCACTTCTTTTTGTGCGTGGGGAACGTCCCGTCATGGATTTGAAGTACGACATCTTGAAACACCCGAACGTGAAACTGACCGCCGACGGTGGGAAGCCGCCGTATATCCACGGCGAGCCGATGCAGGCGGTCGCAACCTTTGTGTTTGGCGGGGATATTCCAAAAGACGCTGTTACGCTTAACCCTGTCAGCACTTCCTATGAGCTTCTGTCCGATGAGGACTTGGAAGAAATATTCAATTTATAA
- a CDS encoding glutamyl-tRNA amidotransferase: MKLFKKNENNQSKTTQKLPMTGKVKRGFRFYCMAVLAAALMLGTSVTAFAASDPIAVVNNLSNFIFGLIRAVGMIMLGFGIVQVGLSLKSHDPSQRANGFLTLAGGVVITFAKEILTLITG, from the coding sequence ATGAAACTTTTTAAGAAGAACGAGAACAACCAGAGCAAAACAACCCAGAAACTGCCGATGACAGGCAAGGTAAAAAGAGGTTTCCGCTTCTACTGCATGGCGGTACTGGCTGCGGCTCTGATGCTCGGAACGTCCGTGACCGCCTTTGCCGCCAGTGACCCGATTGCCGTTGTCAACAACCTTTCCAATTTCATCTTCGGTCTGATACGGGCGGTCGGAATGATTATGCTCGGCTTCGGCATCGTGCAGGTCGGCTTGTCGCTGAAATCCCACGACCCGTCCCAGAGGGCGAACGGCTTCCTCACACTGGCGGGCGGCGTTGTGATTACCTTTGCGAAAGAGATTTTGACCCTCATCACGGGCTAA